The following proteins come from a genomic window of Daphnia carinata strain CSIRO-1 chromosome 6, CSIRO_AGI_Dcar_HiC_V3, whole genome shotgun sequence:
- the LOC130702591 gene encoding ubiquitin carboxyl-terminal hydrolase 30 homolog, with product MLKSVLKHYWFTGAATVAVVASAAYFVAAGEPDDGKSQTIPKNKSKNKLSGLINEGNTCFINATLQALASCPIFFNWINSVLTKKTSDVTEHYLRTTCSLNLTMAVINNQHPTIDAHPYNTRQLIQSLEKHGWNLKSEEQDAHEFFNMLSTTIEEEINKNNKTTKGISIDEQATTSVCQPNSSSPFRGYLASQLCCLSCGHKSVRYDAFECLSIPLPKLDMRNAFTMLNVEGLLKQFLAAETVGEVQCDSCSLKNGKSVFLKQLSLGKLPQCLCLHIQRCDWTITGQLTKRQDLVKFNEELNVGKFVYTNRISGNFKPVTYRLRAVVEHLGMADSGHFVTFRRNIVDGRTRWFYTSDTFTRTATFDEVLKSSPYMLFYERCT from the exons ATGTTAAAATCagttttaaaacattattgGTTTACTGGGGCGGCTACAGTAGCAGTGGTTGCATCAGCGGCATATTTTGTTGCCGCAGGAGAGCCAGATGATGGGAAATCCCAGACAATTCCGAAGAACaaatcaaaaaacaaattgtcaGGTCTAATAAATGAAGGAAATACCTGCTTTATCAATGCCACCTTGCAGGCGTTGGCATCATGTCCCATCTTCTTTAACTGGATCAATTCTGTCTTGACAAAAAAGACATCAGATGTTACTGAACATTATCTCAGAACCACCTGCAGTCTTAACTTGACAATGGCTG ttaTAAACAATCAGCACCCAACTATTGATGCCCATCCCTATAATACAAGACAGCTCATTCAGTCATTGGAGAAACATGGATGGAACCTAAAGTCAGAAGAACAAGATGCACATGAGTTTTTCAACATGTTATCCACTActatagaagaagaaattaacaAGAACAATAAAACTACTAAAGGCATATCGATTGATGAACAAGCAACTACCAGTGTTTGTCAACCAAACTCTTCCTCACCATTTAGAGGCTATTTGGCTAGTCAGCTTTGCTGTTTATCATGTGGCCACAAA TCTGTCCGTTACGATGCATTCGAATGTTTGTCAATTCCGTTGCCAAAGTTAGATATGCGAAACGCTTTCACAATGCTTAATGTGGAAGGTTTGTTAAAACAGTTTCTGGCTGCAGAAACTGTGGGTGAAGTACAATGTGATAGCTGTTCGTTGAAGAACGGAAAGAGCGTATTCCTGAAGCAGCTTAGCCTCGGCAAG CTCCCTCAATGTCTATGTCTACACATTCAGCGTTGCGACTGGACCATTACAGGCCAATTGACAAAACGTCAAGATTTAGTCAAATTTAATGAAGAATTAAATGTTGGTAAATTTGTTTACACCAATCGAATTTCCGGAAACTTCAAACCCGTTACCTACCGATTACGGGCCGTTGTGGAACACCTGGGAATGGCCGATTCTGGTCATTTTGTAACCTTTAGGCGTAATATCGTCGATGGCCGCACAAGGTGGTTCTACACCTCCGACACGTTCACAAGGACGGCCACATTCGATGAAGTTCTCAAGTCAAGCCCCTATATGCTATTTTATGAGAGGTGTACATAG
- the LOC130702586 gene encoding nuclear speckle splicing regulatory protein 1-like, protein MDPNNKKYGLIIPSKNKGIKSSFLSNVNELKRPGKVFEGAGSSSEDNLEEDEDEGSKVLDWRSRAVAKAAEKSMQRNQARQVALKALAEDPTVYQYDEVYDEMQQKREESKPPKEERKPKYIANLLKTAELRKVELERRVERKVQKERETEGDMFNDKEAFVTPAYRAKLAELKKLEEEERLRELSEANLDVTKQRDLSGFYRHLYKQTFSEDQPKKIEKPEEPVTFKKEPVESDSKARRQYRSRREEEEEEVPSPEQGTEQVEPETSDDEKIPDNKSHIDRRPAASASLLSAAATDRAAAADRAAEKTASSDAMAEPIVSSHHSNIKEEEDSESDNDSEKRSSHSPPPEEVTAPPKIKIDIWKKRTTGQLLEEAIQRYLARKEAREMD, encoded by the exons ATGGATCCCAACAATAAGAA ATATGGTTTGATTATTCCATCCAAAAATAAGGGAATAAAATCTTCCTTTTTGTCGAACGTAAATGAGTTGAAAAGACCTGGCAAAGTCTTTGAAGGTGCTGGTAGCTCAAGTGAGGACAATCTTGAAGAAGATGAGGACGAGGGAAGCAAAGTCTTGGACTGGAGAAGTCGTGCAGTTGCT aAAGCGGCAGAAAAGAGCATGCAGCGAAATCAAGCCAGACAAGTAGCACTCAAAGCACTAGCAGAGGATCCTACTGTGTATCAATATGACGAGGTATATGATGAAATGCAgcagaaaagagaagaaagcaAACCAccaaaggaagaaagaaag CCGAAGTACATCGCCAATCTCTTGAAGACAGCTGAATTACGCAAGGTAGAACTAGAAAGAAGAGTAGAGCGAAAGGTacaaaaggagagagaaacaGAGGGCGACATGTTCAACGATAAAGAAGCTTTCGTAACGCCTGCTTATCGAGCCAAATTAGCTGAGCTGAAGAaattggaagaagaagaaagattaCGTGAACTCAGTGAAG CTAATTTAGACGTGACCAAACAGCGGGATCTCAGTGGCTTTTACCGCCATCTATACAAACAGACTTTCTCAGAAGACCAGCCCAAGAAAATCGAGAAACCGGAAGAACCCGTAACATTCAAGAAAGAACCCGTCGAATCGGATTCAAAGGCTCGGCGCCAGTACCGTTCACGAagggaagaggaagaagaagaagtaccTTCACCCGAACAGGGGACGGAACAAGTTGAACCAGAAACATCCGATGACGAGAAAATACCCGACAATAAATCTCACATAGACCGCAGACCTGCTGCGTCCGCTTCTCTGCTTTCGGCCGCTGCCACTGACCGCGCCGCCGCAGCTGATCGCGCTGCGGAGAAaaccgcttcgtccgatgcgATGGCAGAACCTATTGTCTCTTCCCACCATTCAAACATTAAAGAGGAGGAAGACTCTGAATCGGATAATGACAGTGAAAAACGTTCGAGCCATTCACCGCCCCCCGAAGAGGTCACCGCCCCACCGAAAATCAAAATAGACATATGGAAAAAGCGCACCACCGGCCAGCTGCTTGAAGAGGCCATTCAACGATACTTGGCAAGGAAGGAAGCCAGAGAAATGGATTAA
- the LOC130702594 gene encoding uncharacterized protein LOC130702594 has product MHVKNDFGHRDGDRYATLEKLQLVLALESSTATKPIGASDGDGSASTDDAVISAGELHSCCCLLPCPPECSRNRTKSQTGSSSSTNNLSALHAALLEAADRHADEQRAAIILVARIDDILRSGIDVNVTDERGETALSYVKILLRKGCFRLAHEIASHLLDHGALIDAEDNGQQTLLSHSVAALDGASDLTRLLLNRGADVWHRNATGGDSPFGSFLQAIVRCRCVTGATITADLLGRTMGSRPEAFKALVLRSMLRHGRCIRVLGPVFVQLKSLLSPYWRQPQPLRYAAWTVIRRHSSPAKSWARELQQMGLPPSILRYLTMED; this is encoded by the exons ATGCACGTCAAGAATGATTTCGGCCACAG AGACGGTGATCGATACGCCACTTTGGAAAAGCTTCAATTGGTGTTGGCGTTGGAATCGAGCACGGCTACTAAACCCATCGGTGCATCAGACGGTGATGGTAGTGCATCGACCGATGACGCCGTCATTTCAGCTGGAGAATTACATTCGTGTTGCTGTTTGCTGCCGTGCCCGCCCGAATGTTCCAGGAATCGAACCAAATCGCAGACGGGCAGTTCTAGTAGCACCAATAATCTCTCGGCTTTACACGCAGCTCTTCTTG AAGCCGCTGACCGACATGCAGACGAACAGCGGGCGGCTATTATACTAGTCGCTCGGATCGATGATATCCTGCGCAGTGGGATTGACGTCAATGTGACGGACGAGAGGGGCGAAACAGCTCTTTCTTACGTCAAAATTCTATTAAGAAAAGGATGCTTCCGGTTGGCCCATGAAATTGCGTCCCACCTGCTGGATCATGGCGCTCTAATCGACGCGGAAGACAACGGCCAACAAACTTTATTGTCGCATTCCGTGGCAGCCCTGGATGGAGCCTCCGATTTAACGCGTTTGCTGCTTAACCGCGGGGCGGATGTTTGGCACCGCAACGCAACCGGGGGCGACAGCCCGTTTGGTTCTTTCTTGCAGGCCATTGTGAGATGTCGATGCGTTACTGGGGCGACAATCACAGCCGATTTACTCGGTCGCACCATGGGCAGCCGGCCGGAAGCCTTCAAGGCTCTCGTTCTGCGCTCCATGCTCCGTCACGGACGCTGCATCCGCGTCCTCGGTCCTGTTTTCGTCCAGCTCAAGTCCCTCCTATCGCCCTACTGGAGACAGCCGCAACCGTTACGCTACGCCGCCTGGACGGTTATACGTCGGCATTCGTCGCCGGCCAAGAGCTGGGCCAGAGAACTTCAGCAGATGGGACTTCCACCGTCCATCCTACGTTACCTCACTATGGAGGATTGa
- the LOC130702590 gene encoding rhomboid-related protein 2-like — MPTTGRHLYGRQASSRSEHSDNQLYPSLAGTDIEMSNLGEDAALLLKWKPIFDQFDSDNDGAIPLGELASVLKRADTSIPSSVINEIVSMADRDRNGKLDFREFMTLVRNHDLAMLYPKLNMMMRTAAYVVVPRGERNDVVKSGLEEYKCCPPPLLMPLLSLIELGVFIYYAVEMGGVGPNGPVPFKSPLIYDPYKRYEAWRFLSYMLIHSGFIHIGTNILVQVVLGIPLEMVHSWWRVLIIYVAGVIAGSLGTSVVDPTVYLAGASGGVYALLLAHLASLILNWKEMEFAIWRLLFIVILVGVDVGTAVYYRYVENVDTKVGYAAHFAGAIAGLLVGVNVLRNLQVERWEKVVRWICFAMYVALMAALIAINFLWVEHFPPPR; from the exons ATGCCTACTACAGGGAGGCATTTGTATGGTAGGCAGGCCAGCTCAAGGAGTGAACATAGTGATAACCAGCTGTACCCCAGTTTAGCTGGAACGGACATCGAAATGAGCAATCTCGGGGAAGATGCG GCTTTATTGCTGAAATGGAAACCCATTTTTGACCAA TTTGATTCAGACAACGATGGTGCCATTCCATTAGGAGAGTTGGCTAGTGTATTAAAACGAGCTGACACCAGCATTCCATCGTCGGTGATCAACGAGATCGTTTCCATGGCCGACAGAGATCGTAACGggaaattggattttcgtgAGTTTATGACTCTTGTCCGTAACCACGATTTGGCCATGCTCTACCCGAAGCTAAATATGATGATGAGGACTGCTGCGTACGTCGTTGTGCCAAGAGGCGAGCGAAATGACGTTGTAAAAAGCGGTTTAGAAGAATACAAATGCTGCCCACCGCCTTTGCTGATGCCGCTACTTAGCCTTATCGAA TTAGGTGTCTTTATCTACTACGCTGTTGAAATGGGCGGTGTTGGACCGAATGGACCTGTTCCGTTCAAATCTCCTCTCATATACGACCCGTACAAGAGATACGAAGCATGGCGTTTCCTTTCCTATATGCTCATACATTCAGG ATTTATCCATATTGGTACCAACATACTGGTTCAAGTAGTTCTCGGGATCCCCCTGGAAATGGTCCATTCGTGGTGGAGAGTGCTCATTATTTACGTGGCTGGCGTAATTGCGGGTTCACTCGGCACTTCCGTAGTCGATCCAACCGTTTATCTTGCTGGTGCTTCTGGAGGGGTCTACGCTTTACTGCTTGCCCATTTGGCTAGCCTCATTTTG AATTGGAAGGAGATGGAATTCGCCATTTGGCGCTTGCTGTTTATCGTCATACTGGTGGGCGTCGACGTGGGCACGGCAGTTTACTATCGCTATGTCGAGAACGTGGACACTAAGGTGGGTTACGCCGCCCATTTCGCCGGTGCCATTGCCGGCCTCCTCGTCGGCGTCAACGTCCTGCGTAATTTGCAAGTCGAAAGATGGGAGAAGGTCGTGCGGTGGATCTGTTTCGCCATGTACGTCGCCCTCATGGCCGCTCTTATCGCCATCAACTTCCTCTGGGTCGAACACTTCCCACCGCCACGctga